In a genomic window of Pseudoxanthomonas sp. Root65:
- a CDS encoding metalloregulator ArsR/SmtB family transcription factor has protein sequence MSLKQRELEQLRASAADAAALMRALGHDGRLLVLCTLVAQGECSAGELAQQVGLSPSALSQHLARMREDGLVDSRREAQSIHYRIVEPRVARVVALLKDLYCP, from the coding sequence ATGTCCTTGAAGCAACGCGAACTGGAACAGCTGCGCGCCAGCGCCGCAGATGCCGCGGCGTTGATGCGGGCACTGGGTCATGACGGCCGGCTGCTGGTCCTGTGCACCCTGGTCGCGCAGGGCGAGTGTAGTGCCGGCGAACTGGCGCAGCAGGTCGGGCTGAGCCCGTCCGCGTTGTCGCAGCATCTGGCCAGGATGCGCGAGGACGGGCTGGTCGACAGTCGCCGCGAGGCCCAGAGCATTCATTACCGCATCGTCGAGCCTCGCGTGGCGCGGGTCGTGGCGCTGTTGAAGGACCTGTATTGCCCATGA
- a CDS encoding L,D-transpeptidase, with product MTRNILPTVLLATLLAAAAPFTTHAQSAVPQADVRALKPGEFLWYPQIAPEGPVVLVVSLDEQRAYVYRNGIAIGVSTISSGKAGKDTPTGVFTILQKNKDHRSNLYNNAPMPYMQRLTWDGIALHGGHLPGYPASHGCVRLPQAFAEKLFGITRFGDSVVVANAKASPASLVHPAVLAPVTSGGQAAHPDLSAYEVYWNEAASPEGPVSILVSLYDQRVSVLRNGVLIGAAPLQMVREFALNGTVLLVMTTGMEDIPSLLDPRQKEHRWVAHRVLGEEGAPMPPLRSLGDSFWIPQGFARRLYAVLKPGTTVLLSDLPGVRATPDDQPSVPVLESDEASPTPVSR from the coding sequence ATGACACGAAACATCCTGCCCACCGTCCTGCTGGCTACGTTGCTCGCCGCCGCAGCCCCGTTCACCACGCACGCGCAATCCGCCGTGCCGCAGGCCGATGTCCGCGCACTGAAGCCGGGCGAGTTCCTGTGGTATCCGCAGATCGCGCCCGAGGGGCCGGTGGTGCTGGTGGTCAGCCTGGACGAGCAGCGCGCCTACGTGTACCGCAACGGCATCGCCATCGGCGTGTCGACCATCAGTTCGGGCAAGGCGGGCAAGGACACGCCGACCGGCGTGTTCACCATTCTGCAGAAGAACAAGGACCACCGCTCCAACCTCTACAACAACGCGCCGATGCCCTACATGCAGCGGCTGACCTGGGACGGCATCGCCCTGCATGGCGGCCATCTGCCGGGCTACCCGGCGTCGCACGGCTGCGTGCGCCTGCCGCAGGCCTTCGCCGAGAAGCTGTTCGGCATCACGCGTTTCGGCGACTCGGTGGTGGTGGCCAATGCCAAGGCGTCGCCGGCCAGCCTGGTGCATCCGGCCGTGCTGGCACCGGTCACGTCGGGAGGGCAGGCGGCGCATCCCGACCTGTCGGCCTACGAGGTGTACTGGAACGAGGCGGCCTCGCCGGAGGGTCCGGTCAGCATCCTGGTCAGCCTGTACGACCAGCGCGTATCAGTACTTCGCAACGGCGTGCTGATCGGTGCGGCGCCATTGCAGATGGTGCGCGAGTTCGCGCTCAACGGCACCGTGCTGCTGGTGATGACGACCGGGATGGAGGACATCCCCAGCCTGCTCGATCCCCGGCAGAAGGAACACCGCTGGGTCGCCCATCGTGTGCTGGGCGAGGAGGGCGCGCCGATGCCGCCGCTGCGCTCATTGGGGGATTCGTTCTGGATTCCGCAGGGTTTCGCCCGTCGCCTGTACGCTGTGCTGAAACCCGGTACCACCGTGCTGCTGTCCGATCTGCCGGGCGTACGTGCAACGCCCGATGACCAGCCGTCGGTGCCGGTCTTGGAATCGGACGAAGCCAGCCCCACTCCGGTATCGCGCTGA
- a CDS encoding murein L,D-transpeptidase catalytic domain family protein gives MLCIAAMALSQAGAAHAGSTTVASPERLVEQLHRAAPSLDREVLSMAAHAMTCSIRRGEPVPMRRLSVIDYSRPSTQPRLWVFDLEAARLLFEERVAHGRNTGENLATRFSNATGSYMSSLGAFVTQESYRGANGYSLRLQGLEPGFNDKARERAIVIHGAPYVSDALVRAQGRLGRSLGCPAVGTAVAKPLIDSIRGGSFLFAYYPDPAWLKHSRLLGADCGSGVAAHAASPTPGG, from the coding sequence TTGTTGTGCATCGCCGCGATGGCGCTCTCGCAGGCCGGCGCTGCGCACGCAGGATCGACCACTGTCGCGTCGCCCGAGCGCCTGGTCGAGCAGTTGCATCGTGCGGCGCCATCGCTCGACCGCGAGGTGCTGTCGATGGCGGCGCACGCGATGACCTGCTCGATCCGTCGCGGCGAACCCGTGCCGATGCGCCGGCTCAGCGTGATCGACTATTCGCGGCCATCCACCCAGCCGCGCCTGTGGGTGTTCGACCTGGAAGCCGCCCGCCTGCTGTTCGAGGAGCGCGTCGCGCACGGTCGCAACACCGGCGAGAACCTCGCCACGCGCTTTTCCAATGCCACTGGCAGCTACATGTCCAGCCTGGGGGCCTTCGTCACGCAAGAGTCGTACCGCGGCGCGAACGGTTACTCGCTGCGCCTGCAGGGGCTGGAGCCCGGTTTCAACGACAAGGCGCGCGAGCGCGCCATCGTCATCCACGGCGCGCCCTATGTCAGCGATGCGCTGGTGCGCGCGCAGGGGCGGCTCGGGCGCAGCCTGGGTTGTCCGGCGGTCGGCACTGCCGTGGCCAAGCCGCTGATCGACAGCATCCGCGGCGGCTCGTTCCTGTTCGCCTACTACCCCGATCCCGCCTGGCTGAAGCACTCGCGCCTGCTGGGCGCCGACTGCGGGAGCGGTGTCGCCGCCCACGCCGCATCGCCTACGCCGGGCGGATGA
- a CDS encoding MBL fold metallo-hydrolase has product MATPALHAWFDEATHTITYVVWDPATRHAAIIDPVLDYDHRSGRASHRAADTVLGFIADHDLTAHWILETHAHADHLSAAPYLKEKTGAPVGIGEHIIEVQRTFAPVFGLDDVSGDGREFDRLFRDGETFPLGELQVEVIHTPGHTPACVSYRIGDAVFVGDTLFMPDYGTARADFPGGDARTLYRSIQKLLALPPQTTLYLCHDYKAPGRDHYAWQTTVADEKAGNVHIGGGVDEDSFVAMREARDATLPAPTLLLPSLQVNIRAGHLPAPEDNGRRYLKIPLKL; this is encoded by the coding sequence ATGGCCACCCCTGCCCTGCATGCCTGGTTCGACGAGGCGACCCACACCATCACCTACGTGGTGTGGGACCCGGCCACGCGCCACGCCGCGATCATCGATCCGGTGCTGGATTACGACCATCGCTCCGGCCGCGCCTCGCATCGCGCGGCGGATACCGTGCTCGGCTTCATCGCCGACCACGACCTGACGGCGCACTGGATCCTGGAAACGCACGCGCACGCCGACCATCTCAGCGCGGCGCCGTACCTGAAGGAGAAGACCGGCGCACCGGTCGGCATCGGCGAACACATCATCGAGGTGCAGCGCACGTTCGCGCCGGTGTTCGGGCTGGATGATGTCAGTGGCGACGGCCGCGAGTTCGACCGCCTGTTCCGCGATGGCGAGACGTTCCCGCTCGGTGAGTTGCAGGTCGAGGTGATCCACACCCCCGGCCACACGCCGGCCTGCGTGTCCTATCGCATCGGCGATGCGGTGTTCGTCGGCGACACGCTGTTCATGCCCGACTACGGCACCGCGCGCGCGGACTTCCCCGGCGGCGATGCGCGCACGCTGTACCGCTCGATCCAGAAACTGCTGGCGCTGCCGCCACAGACCACGCTGTACCTCTGCCACGACTACAAGGCGCCGGGGCGCGACCACTACGCATGGCAAACCACGGTGGCCGACGAAAAGGCCGGCAATGTGCACATCGGTGGCGGCGTGGACGAAGACAGCTTCGTCGCCATGCGCGAAGCGCGCGATGCGACGCTGCCGGCACCGACGCTGCTGCTGCCGTCACTGCAGGTCAACATCCGCGCCGGCCATCTGCCGGCGCCGGAGGACAACGGGCGACGCTACCTGAAAATTCCGCTCAAGCTCTGA